The Thermotoga caldifontis AZM44c09 genomic interval ACTGGTTCGACGATGGAATGCTCCAGCGCCATCTTCAAAGCGCTCAACACGACATCGTCGTTTGAACCTGCCACGACGATCTTCTTTCTCAGTCCTCGAGCTCTCTCAACGAGGAATGCGAGCCTATCCATTCGGACCACCCCAGATCTTCGCCTTCTCCTCGCCCCTCAGGACCCTCAACGCTCCCAGAGCCAGTGCCTCCATTTCGAATTCGCCTGGAAGCACGAAGATGGGTGCAAACTTGTAGATGTATTCCTTTATCATCTCAACGAATTCGTCACTGTGCGCCATGCCCCCCGTTAAAATGATTGCATCGAGCTTTCCTTTCAAAACGGCGCACATTCCGCCGATCTCTTTCGCTATCTGGTAAGCCATTGCTCTGACAACGAGAGAAGCGTAGCTATCATTTTTCGCCATTTCGAGCGCTTTTCTCAGATCGTTTGTACCAAGGTATGCAACCAGTCCGCCGCGCCCAACAAATTTCTTCTTCAGTTCTTCTCTACTGTATCGTCCACTGAAACACATGCGAACAACATCGCCCACGGGCAGTTCTCCCGTTCTTTCCGGGCTGAAAGGTCCCTCATCGTTGGCGTTATTCACATCTATGATCCTTCCTTTCCGAACGGCTGCTACGGATATTCCACCACCGAGGTGTGCCACCACAGCGTTCAGTTCTTCCAGACTTTTGCCGAGCTCTTTCGCCACCTTTCTGCACACAATCTTTATGTTGAGCGCGTGAGAAAGGCTCTTCCTTTCAATTTCAGGTATTCCAGAAAGCCTTGCTTCAGGTATCATCTCGTCGACAGAAACTGGATCTGTCGTGTAAACAGGAATCTTACCGTTGGACATTTCATGGGCTATCACACACGCGAGGTTCGAAACGTGTTTCACCGGTGATTCGTACTTCAAATAGTTCACCATGCGTTCATCGACCAGGTAAGTTCCACTCTCCACAGGAGGGAGAATGCCCCCCCTTGCGGCAATCGCATCGAAATCTTCGATCCTGAATCCTGCTTTTTCCAGCGCCGAAAGAATGGATCTCCTTCTCAACGGCTCTTGGTCCATCAACGTCTCGCACTTTGCGAGCTCCTCCGCACTGTGTTCGAACTTCTCCGAATAAATGCATTTTTCATCTTCATAAACGGCCACCTTTGTGGATGTTGAACCTGGATTGATGACCAAAATCCTCATCTGCACTTCAACCCCTTGGCCTCAACATAGTCCATGTAAGCCAGTTTCAACCTGTGAACGCCTTCTCTTATCTGTTCGAAAGTCGGCAAGCAGAAAGACATGCGCATGGAGCTGGATGGCTCCTCGTAAGGTTTGAACGCTTCACCGGGGATGTAGAAGACCTTTCTCTGCTCGGCGAACTTGAAAAGTTCCATGGTGTCAACATCGGGCAGGGTTGTCCAGATGAAGAGTCCTCCATCCGGATCGGTCCAGTCGATGTCTGCCACATCGGAGAACTCCTCTCTCAGAGCTTCGATCATCGTTTCTTTCTTTTTCCTGTAAAGTTCTATCGCTGGCTTTATCTGTTCGAGTATGTCGTAGCGCTCCAGATAACGTGCCGCAAGTCGCATCGTTAAAGAGGGGCTGCACAGATCCGTACCCTGCTTCGCCAGAACCAATTTCCTGATGATCTGTTTGTCCGCCACGACGATGCCGATTCTCAAACCCGGACAGAGTATCTTGCTGAACGTGTTGAGCAGAATGACCCTATCAATGCCTCCAAAGCTCATGATGGGTGGTATATGTTCTCCTCTGAATCTAAGGACACCGTAAGGATCGTCCTCGACGATCAGAACATCGTACTTCTCGGCGAGCTCCACGAGAGCCTTTCTCTTTTCGACGGAGGTGGTTATTCCAGATGGGTTCTGGAAGTTCGAAACGATGTAGATGAACTTCACCCTGTGCAGCTGGTTCTCCTTCTGCATCCGCTTCAGATGTGCCTCCACTTGGTTGAGATCCGGTCCGTCCTTCTCGAACTTGACGACCAGAAACCTCGCATCCCTCATCCTGAAGGCGCTGAGAGCACCTAAATACTCTGGATCGCCAACTATCACACAATCGCCTGGATCGAGCAGAACTTTCCCCACGAGCTCCAGTGCCTGCTGTGAACCGACGGTTATCAGAACGTTTTCGGGTGAGAATCCGTCGAGGCCGTAGACCCTCTTCAACAGGATGAGGACCTGCTTGATCAGCTCCGGATCGCCCTCGGTTGTGGCATACTGGAGGGTGTATCTGTACTCGTTCTCTATTATCTCCCTGGCGAGTTCTGCGAGCTGGTGCCTGGGGAACGTTTCCGGATCCGGCGTACCACCACCGAACGAAACCGCGCCGGGCATGTTAGCGTATTTGAGCAACTCCCTGATCATTGAAGATTTCAACTTTTGCGCGAGAGTCGAGAAACGAAAATCCAAGCGATTCACCCCCTTAATTAGTATCAAACTCGTGCCAACCTGGCTCGGTTCATCTATTAAGCTTCAGCACGGAAACGCACGCTTTGCAAATCATTGCACAATGCAAATATTTGCACGCAAACTCTTGCTCAACGAAACCTAAACGATCCGTCACAAACGATGGTAAACTAATCGTGCAAACCAATCTGAACCTGGGGGGATGCAGATGTTCAAATTGAAAAAGCATTACATAATGGCGCCAGGCCCAACACCGGTACCT includes:
- the buk gene encoding butyrate kinase, with translation MRILVINPGSTSTKVAVYEDEKCIYSEKFEHSAEELAKCETLMDQEPLRRRSILSALEKAGFRIEDFDAIAARGGILPPVESGTYLVDERMVNYLKYESPVKHVSNLACVIAHEMSNGKIPVYTTDPVSVDEMIPEARLSGIPEIERKSLSHALNIKIVCRKVAKELGKSLEELNAVVAHLGGGISVAAVRKGRIIDVNNANDEGPFSPERTGELPVGDVVRMCFSGRYSREELKKKFVGRGGLVAYLGTNDLRKALEMAKNDSYASLVVRAMAYQIAKEIGGMCAVLKGKLDAIILTGGMAHSDEFVEMIKEYIYKFAPIFVLPGEFEMEALALGALRVLRGEEKAKIWGGPNG
- a CDS encoding aminotransferase-like domain-containing protein; protein product: MIRELLKYANMPGAVSFGGGTPDPETFPRHQLAELAREIIENEYRYTLQYATTEGDPELIKQVLILLKRVYGLDGFSPENVLITVGSQQALELVGKVLLDPGDCVIVGDPEYLGALSAFRMRDARFLVVKFEKDGPDLNQVEAHLKRMQKENQLHRVKFIYIVSNFQNPSGITTSVEKRKALVELAEKYDVLIVEDDPYGVLRFRGEHIPPIMSFGGIDRVILLNTFSKILCPGLRIGIVVADKQIIRKLVLAKQGTDLCSPSLTMRLAARYLERYDILEQIKPAIELYRKKKETMIEALREEFSDVADIDWTDPDGGLFIWTTLPDVDTMELFKFAEQRKVFYIPGEAFKPYEEPSSSMRMSFCLPTFEQIREGVHRLKLAYMDYVEAKGLKCR